DNA sequence from the Candidatus Sulfuricurvum sp. RIFRC-1 genome:
AACGATATCAAATGCTTTATTATCTTGTTTATATGTTTTATCGGTGATTTTAAGCTTGTCTTTGTACTCTTTTGCCGTCTCAAAATCGGCTAATCCATCACCGTGGATAACTTTTGCTAAACCGTCACCATGGAGATAACAGCTCACTTTTGCCGTTTTCACGAGACGATAATCTTTTTCAATCGCATAAACATAATCTTCCGCCCAATCAAACTGATCGGCTTTCCATTTGGCTACCGATTTTGCCGCAACAGTGCTGAGTTTCGATTCGTCAATCGTATCAATGTAATTTTGTACCTCTTCCATGGACTCGGTGATAAAATGCCCACTTCCTGCACTATAGTCGATAATAACAGGCAAAAGATCGGTTTTATCCGCTTTCTCTATCTTGGCTTTTGCAATATCCACAAACGGGATACTTCGGATAATAAACCGTGCTACAGGTACAGGGGTAAAAAACTGACCAGATTCTTGTTTCAAACCTGTCGTAAGAAGTAATTCAAAGAAGTCGCTCAAAAATTGTTGGCGATAGTTGTAACGGATTTGATAGTTTTGCAGTAACTCAACTATTTCCTTTACTACGATGGCATTCTCATTAAATGAATCATCATCATAGACTTCTTTAATGGCAAATTCATTGTTCTTTTTGAGTCGAATTTCGGTCAAAATATCTTTAAATTTATCGCGATAAAGATCATCTACTTGCTGAAATTCTTTGTCAAACTGACTATCGCTGACATCGGTTACTTCTTTTTCTAAAAGCTCTTTCATCCCACGTGTATAAAGGTCAGATAACCGTTTTTGAAAGGAGATAGAGGTGTCTTTTCCCTCTAACCATTGGAAATGAAGCTCCTCATCAAGTGTTCTCGTTTCATCGATGATTTTGCATAAAAAGAGAGTGAAAATCTTATTAAAAGCATTAGGTTTATCGGATACCACATTGTGTCGAAGAATTTCCAAAAATCGGTTAAAAATAAAGCTGCTATCTTCGCTTTTTAATGCCTTCAAATCCTTTCGTGTCAATGCTTTGCTTACGAATCCATACGCTTTTGCTGATTCTTCAAAAATACCGTTATTTTTTGGCAATTTGTTCCAGCGATCATAAAAATCTTTTACATTTCCCGCCGCTCGGTATTCTTCTTCCACCTTTACAATTTGATTGGTATATTCGACATGTTTATCAGCTTCGTTATAGCGTGATGCGTAGAGAATCAAAATATCCGTATTATTGTCTTGTTGAAAATAGGTGAAAAGCTGTCCACCGTCTTTATTCAGATTTTTAAACTCTTTCTCAAATTCAGCTCCCCACGTCTTGCACTCAATCATCATGTAGGCTGTGCCGTCATTACGAGAAACCAAAATATCTAGCCGACCACTTGTGCCATGACCCGATGGGAAAACTTTTTCAAGGGTAATACGATTAGGTGCATATCCTTTTTCTATGAGCCTATCGACACATTCCAAGACAACCCAATTTTCTTTTTGTGAAAAATTCTGCGTTGTTTTACTCTCAGCTTGAATTAGATTTCCATAATTGAACTTTTCATTAACAAAATCTATTTCTATGGTGTAGTTATCAGCATATTTTTTATGGAAAATACCATTACTGTTTTCTTTGGAAGTGAAGCCTAAAGCAAGAAGAAGATTTTTTTCATTTGACACTGTATTCATTGCATTCTTTCACATCAATAGTTATAGTATTTATATAGCAAATATTGTACCTAAACATACCAAAATTAAATTTTACTTTGCAATTTGTCATATAAATAAAACGATATAATACCGCCATGATAGAACTTGATAACCGAACCGATAAAACCTATAATTTTCAGCTCCTAGAGCAAATCGCTGATACCCTGAGCGACCAAGAGATTGAGTTGATTCTCACCGATAACACCGAAATCGCCGAAATTAACCGTGAGTTTCGCGGCATCGACAAAGCGACGGATGTCCTGAGCTTTCCAAGTGAGCCGTTTCCGGGTGCACCGTTGGGGAGCATCGTCATCAGTGTCGATAAAGTCCAAAGTGTCGCCAATGATCTAGGCCACAGTGAAGACGATGAAATCGCCCTCCTCTTTATCCATGGCATCCTTCATTTGCTCGGATTTGACCACGAAATCGATAGCGGTGAAATGCGACAAAAAGAAGTAGAGTTGATCGAAAAATTTGCACTGCCAAAAAGCCTTATCGTTAGGACATTGGAAGAATAGTTTATTTTTTAATATATCCCAAATCATCAAGCTTATTGTAGATTGATGAGACTATCCCTCCGGTAGCTTCACCGCCGTGTCCTCCATGTTCTACCAACACCGTCACAATAAACTGAGGGTTTTCGGCAGGTCCATACGTCGTGAACCATGCATGTGAACGGCTGAAGTAATCCATAGAGTGCTCACTTTGGCGCTGTTTAACGTTTTGGGCAATCCCCGTAGTTTGAGCGGTACCGGTTTTTCCGGCAATCGGGAAACGGGTGCTGACAAACCCTTTTGCCGTCCCGCCCGGGTCATTACATACTCCACGCATGGCTCGTTGAATAATCGGAAGTTTTTCTTTTTCCACTGTCGTTAAAACATCCAACGGCGTAGGAGTATAGGGATTATTTCCGATCGTTTTTGCAACGTGCGGTACCGGAAGTTTTCCGGTTGCCATCAGAGCGGTAAATTGCGCCATTTGCAGTGGTGAAACGAGAAAATCCCCCTGACCGATCGCCGTATTAAGGGTTTCACCCTGATACCACGGTTTATTGTATTTCTCCCGTTTCCATGCACGGCTAGGGACGGTGCCGATAAACTCATTGGGCAGATCAATACCGGTTTTTTTCCCTAATCCCATCCGTATAAGATTGGTACTCATTCGCTCTATTCCGACTTGGAGAGAACCTTTATAAAAATAATCATCACAACTTTGGGTAATTGCTTTGGAAAGTTCTGTGGTACCGTGGCCTTTACCCTTCCAACAACGGAAAGCACGATTACCCAGTTTCATAGATCCGCTGCATTGAACCGTGCTTTGTTCATTAAGCATACCCGAGGTTACATAGATAAGTCCCATTCCCGTTTTAATCGTAGATCCCGGCGGATAAAGACCGTTGATAATTTTGTTCGTGAAAGGGGCGTCAACACTGTTCATGAGTCGATTCCATTCATCTGAACTAATACCAGAGACGAAGGTGTTGAGATCGTATTCAGGATAACTCCCTGCAGCATAAATAGCACCGTGTACATCCATAACCACGATCGTCCCTACCCGCTTTTCAAAAGCCTGCGTAATGAAGTTTTGAAGTCTCATATCGATGTTGAGGACTAAATTATGATTTTCTTGAGTAGCACTTCTCCCTATCTCTTCGATTTCAACATTATGGGCGTTCACTTTGATGCGGCGTTCACCTGCGACACCTTGTAAATAGTGGTTGTAATATTTTTCTATACCGTTCTTGCCCACATGACCCAAAAGTTGTAAAGAAGGGTCTTTATCAATCTCTTTTTGGTTGGCTTTTGCTACGTATCCGATGAGATGGGAAGCCACTGCGCCATAGGGGTATAATCGTTTTGGCGACGGTGATATCTTGATCGTATCACGTAAGTTCATTAATGAATAGAGGGGAATGATGGTTTCATGAGGGATAAAGTCAACGACATCGATAAATGCATGGTTGTAGTATGAATCTTCCTGTTTATAGGTCTTGGCTATCTTTTTGCCATCCAATGTTGGAATCATGGAGAGAAGATAGGCTATCTCTCCATCCAACAATGTCGTATCTTTCCCTTTGGTGAGATGCGGAGCCAAAGCGATTTTGAATCCCAACTCATTAATAGCGATGGGTTCAGAGGTGCGATCGAGAATTTCTCCCCTAACCGGGGCTGAAAGTTCGGTCTTAATACTGTTGTTTTCAGAGAGAACTTCATAATACTCATTTGACTGAACCGAAAGGTGAAAAACCCGTACCAGCAGTCCAATCCAAACAAGGACAAAAAAAGAGAGTAAAATTCGTACTTTCATATCAACGTCGCAATCACTAAAAATTCAACAATCATGTAGAGTCCGATATGCCAATCTATGGCTGGAGTAGCAAGTAATAAAACTCCATTCGCAATCCAAATGTAGAGCCAATAACCCGGATATGCCAAAGCCACAAAAATGGCGCCCATACAAATACGGCACTGGATAAGCTGCTCTAGTTTCGGGAGTAAATAGCGTGATAACACCGTAAAAAAAAGAATCGTACTTCCAAACCAAAACCCCTTTTCTGCTTCAAATATCAGCAGCATCACCCCCACAATAAGCAAGCCGAAAAGATCATGTTTACTCAGGGCATCGTAATAGGCAAAAAACAACACCGCAAGCAATGGCGGCAATAAAAGATAGAGACTGGATAAACTGATATAAACGATAAATAAACCGACTAAAAAAAGTCGGCTTATAACGTTTT
Encoded proteins:
- the ybeY gene encoding rRNA maturation RNase YbeY; protein product: MIELDNRTDKTYNFQLLEQIADTLSDQEIELILTDNTEIAEINREFRGIDKATDVLSFPSEPFPGAPLGSIVISVDKVQSVANDLGHSEDDEIALLFIHGILHLLGFDHEIDSGEMRQKEVELIEKFALPKSLIVRTLEE
- the mrdA gene encoding penicillin-binding protein 2 — translated: MKVRILLSFFVLVWIGLLVRVFHLSVQSNEYYEVLSENNSIKTELSAPVRGEILDRTSEPIAINELGFKIALAPHLTKGKDTTLLDGEIAYLLSMIPTLDGKKIAKTYKQEDSYYNHAFIDVVDFIPHETIIPLYSLMNLRDTIKISPSPKRLYPYGAVASHLIGYVAKANQKEIDKDPSLQLLGHVGKNGIEKYYNHYLQGVAGERRIKVNAHNVEIEEIGRSATQENHNLVLNIDMRLQNFITQAFEKRVGTIVVMDVHGAIYAAGSYPEYDLNTFVSGISSDEWNRLMNSVDAPFTNKIINGLYPPGSTIKTGMGLIYVTSGMLNEQSTVQCSGSMKLGNRAFRCWKGKGHGTTELSKAITQSCDDYFYKGSLQVGIERMSTNLIRMGLGKKTGIDLPNEFIGTVPSRAWKREKYNKPWYQGETLNTAIGQGDFLVSPLQMAQFTALMATGKLPVPHVAKTIGNNPYTPTPLDVLTTVEKEKLPIIQRAMRGVCNDPGGTAKGFVSTRFPIAGKTGTAQTTGIAQNVKQRQSEHSMDYFSRSHAWFTTYGPAENPQFIVTVLVEHGGHGGEATGGIVSSIYNKLDDLGYIKK